One Deinococcus grandis DNA window includes the following coding sequences:
- a CDS encoding ABC transporter substrate-binding protein, giving the protein MKKALTLALALTVGTAAAQSAFVWPAAWTAEQNTANKRGGELRLSAISDFKTMNPFTSSEADSIPDRMETGAGLFTQDPRNDEFIPYMAAAPAVVSNNNKRFVVKIRQGMKFSDGQAITADDWVTTWKIHTDDKVGSNSRDTFFLVGKPITVKKLDNYTLQFDFPQPSASALSIMSYAPWPDHVFGKAYREGGADAVKKMWGLATPASQIVSPGMWVVDSYRAGERTVFKKNPNWGDWNKDSRGQELPYLNTMSVRIVADANASLAAFLAGQIDTVGMRNADDLAQTKKAIDNGSLKAFLKANVSPQATSQWITFNWNKAGDPAKQKLFRDVRFRRAMSHIANRQAMVQLALGGLGSETYFSTYPIFKQQIDAGLAAGAPQYKYDLAQASKLLAQIGYTKKNAQGYLVDKSGKVLEFNLSTNAGNTVREQLGRIFADEAKKVGVKVNFTPIDFNTLVGQLTSKGENRPFDAILLGLSGGSNIWSFGSNVVPCGTNLHSYNNPTDGKCATSQEQLMTKLYYQGDAELNDAKRRAIGGQLMKAEGELQPVIYLVGGNYHVAFNERLGGEFTASMMDAYYGHRLQALTFIK; this is encoded by the coding sequence ATGAAAAAAGCCCTGACTCTTGCCCTGGCCCTGACGGTCGGCACCGCTGCCGCCCAGAGCGCCTTCGTCTGGCCCGCCGCCTGGACCGCCGAGCAGAACACCGCGAACAAACGCGGCGGTGAACTGCGCCTGTCCGCCATCAGCGACTTCAAGACGATGAACCCCTTCACCAGCAGCGAGGCGGACAGCATCCCCGACCGCATGGAGACCGGCGCCGGCCTGTTCACGCAGGACCCCCGCAACGACGAGTTCATCCCCTATATGGCCGCCGCCCCCGCCGTGGTCAGCAACAACAACAAGCGCTTCGTGGTCAAGATCCGCCAGGGCATGAAGTTCAGCGACGGCCAGGCCATCACCGCCGATGACTGGGTTACCACCTGGAAGATCCACACCGACGACAAGGTCGGCAGCAACAGCCGCGACACCTTCTTCCTGGTGGGCAAGCCCATCACGGTCAAGAAGCTCGACAACTACACCCTGCAGTTCGACTTCCCCCAGCCCAGCGCCAGCGCCCTGAGCATCATGAGCTACGCACCCTGGCCTGACCACGTGTTCGGTAAGGCCTACCGTGAGGGCGGTGCCGACGCCGTCAAGAAGATGTGGGGTCTCGCCACGCCCGCCAGCCAGATCGTCAGCCCCGGCATGTGGGTCGTCGACTCCTACCGCGCCGGTGAGCGCACCGTGTTCAAGAAGAACCCCAACTGGGGCGACTGGAACAAGGACAGCCGCGGTCAGGAACTGCCCTACCTGAACACCATGTCCGTGCGTATCGTCGCCGACGCCAACGCGTCCCTCGCCGCCTTCCTGGCCGGTCAGATCGACACCGTCGGCATGCGCAACGCCGACGACCTGGCCCAGACCAAGAAGGCCATCGACAACGGCAGCCTGAAGGCCTTCCTGAAGGCGAACGTCAGCCCCCAGGCCACCAGCCAGTGGATCACCTTCAACTGGAACAAGGCGGGCGACCCCGCCAAGCAGAAACTCTTCCGTGACGTGCGCTTCCGCCGCGCCATGAGCCACATCGCCAACCGCCAGGCCATGGTGCAGCTCGCCCTGGGCGGCCTGGGCAGCGAGACGTACTTCAGCACCTACCCGATCTTCAAGCAGCAGATCGACGCGGGCCTCGCGGCCGGCGCCCCCCAGTACAAGTACGACCTCGCGCAGGCCAGCAAGCTGCTCGCGCAGATCGGCTACACCAAGAAGAACGCCCAGGGCTACCTGGTCGACAAGAGCGGCAAGGTCCTGGAATTCAACCTGAGCACCAACGCGGGCAACACCGTCCGCGAGCAGCTGGGCCGCATCTTCGCCGACGAGGCGAAGAAGGTCGGCGTGAAGGTCAACTTCACCCCCATCGACTTCAACACCCTGGTCGGCCAGCTGACCTCCAAGGGCGAGAACCGTCCCTTCGACGCCATCCTGCTGGGCCTCTCCGGCGGCAGCAACATCTGGAGCTTCGGCAGCAACGTCGTGCCCTGCGGCACCAACCTGCACTCCTACAACAACCCCACCGACGGCAAGTGCGCCACCAGCCAGGAACAGCTGATGACCAAGCTGTACTACCAAGGCGACGCGGAACTGAACGACGCCAAGCGCCGCGCCATCGGCGGCCAGCTGATGAAGGCTGAAGGCGAACTGCAGCCCGTCATCTACCTCGTGGGCGGCAACTACCACGTGGCCTTCAACGAGCGTCTGGGCGGCGAATTCACCGCCAGCATGATGGACGCCTACTACGGCCACCGCCTCCAGGCCCTGACCTTCATCAAGTAA